CCGGCCACACCGCGGATCGATACCAGCTTACGCACACTGCCGGCAATCGATGTGACCACGCCGAGCGCGCGATTGGCATCAAGCAACACCGGACCTTGTTCAATATGCACTTCAACATAACCTGCGAGCGTGGCCGGATCGCGCGCGATGTCCTTGATTGCATCGGTATCGAAACCCGCCTCGCGCATCGCCTCGCGCATCGTCACACCATCGGCATCAATGCTGTCGAGTACACGTGCATCAAAACTTCCGGCGACCGCACTGCTACCAAGGAAAGTCGATTTGAAACGCACGCCTTCTTCCTCGGCGAAGGCGATAATTTCCAGATCGAACGGCAAGTGCAGACCACGCTGGCGCAGGTCGAGCGCGACGACGATCGGCAAAAGTATGCCGAGACGTCCGTCGTACTTTCCGGCATCGATCACGGTGTCGTAATGCGATCCCGTGATCAGCGTTTTTGCGCCCGCAATGCCACTGCGCCATCGGCCGACGACGTTGCCGACCGCATCGATATGCGTATCGAGCCCGGCGCCGAGCATGTAGTCGCGGATTGCAGCCGCGGTGGCGCGGTGCGCGGCCGTCAGGTACGCGCAAGTGAGATTGTTTTCATCGTCGCTGAAACGCGCGAGCTGTTCGTGCATCGCCATGATCTGCGCACCGAGCGGGGCGCTGATCGTATCGGCGAGGCGGAACGCGGCGATGCGCTCGATCTGCCGTAATGCCGTAGTGCGTTCGTGATCGACCTCGTGCTGCAGGCGCTGTGCAAACGCGGCGAGAATTGATTGACGATCATGTCCACGCACGGCCAGCACAAACGGAAATCCGAATCGCGCGTTGTACGCTGCATTCATCGTTTGCAGCTGCGCGAATTCTTCGGCGGAACATTCGTCGAGCTTGGCGCCGCGTTGCTCGCGTATCGAATGTTGCGTCAGTTCGTTGCGGATCGCGGCGCGTCCGGCGAGTTCGGGATGTGCGCGGATCAGTGCGAGCTGTTCGTCCGCTGTCGCAGCGGCAACGGCGCTGCACATCGCAGCATGCAGATCCTCGCGCGATATAAACGGTCGTGCCGCTGCGGCGCGCTGCGCCACCCACGGCGAATGTTCGAAGATGCCGCCGAGCGCCGCGACGAATTCGTCGACCGACATGCGGTTGAGTTGTTCGAGCGTGATCATGGCGTTGCCCGCGAGGTCGACGCGACGAATGGATGTGTGACCAGCCAGTGCCGAGCGATATCGATGCGCCGGCAGATCCACACGCGATCGTGCGTTTGCACGTAGTCGAGGAATCGTTCCAGCGCGGCGATGCGTCCCGGCCGGCCAATGATGCGAGAGTGCAGGCCGACCGACAGCATCTTCGGCGCATTCAAACCAGCGGCATCGCCTTCGCGATACAGCACGTCGAACGCATCCTTGAGGTAGTCGAAAAATTGCGTACCGGAATTGAATCCCTGTGCTGCGGCGAAACGCATGTCGTTGCTGTCCAGCGTGTACGGCACGACGAGATGTGGCACGCACTGTGTCGCGCCATCGCGGCTGTCGATGGCGACTTGCGAGTAGTACGGCAAGTCATCGGCATATGAATCGGCGTCGTAGACGAAACCACCGTGTTCGACAACTAGACGCCGCGTATTTGGGCTGTCGCGACCGGTATACCAGCCCAGCGGCGCTGCGCCGCAGAGCTCGCGCAGGATCGCCGTGGCCTGGGCGATATGCGTACGTTCGGTATCGATATCGATATCCTGATAGCTGATCCAGCGCAGGCCATGACAGGCGATCTCGTGGCCGAGTTCGCGATACGCGGCGACCGCCTCGGGATGGCGCTGCAGTGCTTGAGCGACGGCAAAAATCGTCAATGGCAACCCGCGTGATTCGAACGCGCGCAGCACGCGCCACAGCCCGGCGCGTGAGCCGTATTCGTAGAGCGATTCCATGCTCATGTGGCGCGCGCGAAACGCCTGCGCGCCGATGATTTCGGAAAGAAACGTTTCGGATGCGACATCGCCGTGCAGCACGCAATTCTCTGCGCCTTCCTCGTGGTTCAGCACGAACTGCACAGCGATGCGTGCGTCGCCCGGCCAGCGTGGATGCGGTGCAGCGCGGCCGTAGCCGATCAGGTCGCGTGGATAGGTATCGGGGTTCATGTCAATGCGGCGCACCGTCGATCAGCCACGCAATCACCTGCGTCCGCTCGGCCTCGGTCATCTGCGTGAGATTGCCGATCGGCATCACGCGCGTGCTGAGCTGGGTCTGCATCTGCACGGTGCGCGCGAGGATGTGTTCCGGTGTGTCGAGCAGCACGCCGTTCGGCGCCGCGGTGAATCCGGCGAGTGTCGGTGTCGGCGCATGGCATGGCACGCAGCGTTGCTGCAGGATGGTCTGGATATCGGCGAAACGCTGTTGCGTCGACACGGGAATGGCGCTCGTTGCGGGAACAGAAACATTCGCCGGCACCAAGGCGAACGCAACGCCCGCCAGAGTCAGTAAACCGAGCAGCAAGGTCAGCGGTGAAGTCTTGCCGCCGCGCTCGTGCGCCTTGTGCCGCGCGACAAACCAGGCACGAATGCACACGCCGGCAATACTCATCGCAATCAGCACGGCGGCGTTGTATTTCGCCGCGTAAGTCATCGCATAATGATTGCTGATCATCGCGAACAGCACGGGCAAAGTGAAATAGGTGTTGTGCACCGAGCGCTGTTTGCCGCGTCGGCCGTACACCGGATCGACCAACCGGTTTTCGCGCTTGGCCTTGACCATCTCGCGCTGGCTCGGAATGATCACGAAAAACACATTCGCTACCATGATTGTGCCGAGCAATGCGCCGAACAAAATGTAGGCGCCGCGGCCGCTGAACAGTTCGCACAACCCCCACGCCGCAGCGAACATCACGACTGCGATCACCGCACCGAGCGCTCTATCATTTCGGCCCAGTGGTGAGCGGCACAACGTATCGTAGATCAGCCAGCCGCCAGCGAGAAACGCCAGCGCGATGGCGATGGCCGCGGGCTTGCTCAATGCGGCGACGGTCGGATCGATCAGGTAAACCTCGGCCTTGCCGAAATACATCAGGCACAGCAGGAAAAATCCCGACAGCCACGTGCTGTAGGCTTCCCAATAAAACCAGTGCAAGGTGGGCGGCAACGCTGCCGGTGCAATTTTATACTTTTGCGCATTGTAGAAACCGCCACCGTGCACCGCCCAGACTTCGCCGCCGACCCCCGCATCGAGCACTTCCTGGCGCGTCGGCGGCAGCAGGTGATTGTCGAGCCAGACGAAATAGAACGATGCGCCGATCCAGGCGATGCCGGTGATCACATGCAGCCAGCGCCCGAGCAGGCTGAGCCAGTCGAACAAATAGCTGCCGAGCATGGCGCTCATGGATGCGCTCCGTCGTGACGCACGCTGTCGATTGCGCGCAGCACTGCCTCGGGCGTGGCTGGTGCATCGAGCTCGGGCAGCGCGCCGCTTTTGCCGCACGCGGCGACCGCATCGCGGATTGCAAGAAACGCGGAGATGCATAACATCAGCGGCGGTTCGCCCACGGCTTTGGAACGATGTATCGTATCCTCACGATTCGGCTCGTGTTCGAGCAGGCGGATGTTGGCGTGCAGCGGCCAGTCACGCACGCTGGGAATCTTGTAGGTCGAAGGAGCGTGCGTCTTCAATTCGCCTTTTCCATTCCAGTGAAGTTCTTCGCTGGTCAGCCAGCCGACGCCTTGCAAATACGCACCTTCGATCTGGCCGAGATCAATCGCCGGATTCAGCGATATGCCGACATCCTGCAGAATATCCACTCGCAGCAATTGAGTTTCGCCGGTGAGCGTATCGATCGCGACTTCGGATACCGCAGCGCCGTAGGTGAAATAGAAAAACGGCCGACCGTTGAAACGGCTGCGATCCCAGTGGATTTTCGGTGTCGCGTAAAATCCGGTACTCGACAGCGATATACGCGCGGTATACGCCGAGGCGACGAGGTCCTTGAAATTGACTCGATGCTGAGGCCCGAGGTAAACATGGCCATCGGCGAAATGCACTTGATCTGCGGTTAGTTGATGCGTTTGGCACGCATGGGCGACCAGTCGATCGCGCAACGTTTGCGCCGCCGCCTGCGCGGCCTTGCCATTGAGATCCGCGCCGGAGGATGCCGCGGTCGCCGAGGTGTTCGGCACCTTGCTGGTATCCGTCGCCGAGGTGCGGATCGCGCTGAGCGGCAGGCCGAATTCGGTCGCCACGACCTGTGCCACTTTTGTATACAAACCCTGGCCCATTTCCGTGCCGCCGTGATTCAGCAGAACGGTGCCATCGGTGTAGATGTGGACTAGCGCGCCCGCCTGATTGTAGACGGTCGCGTTGAACGAAATGCCGAATTTGATCGGCGTCAGCGCGATGCCGCGCTTGATGATTTTATTCTGCGCATTCCACTCGACGAGCGCGGCGCGGCGCGTCTGGTAATCGCTGCTGGCTTCGAGCTGATCGGTGATCGTATCGAGAATATTGTCTTCGATGACATGGCCATAATGCGTGGTGTTGCGCTCGCCGATGCCGTAGTAATTGCGCCGCCGCACCGCGAGCGGATCGAGGCCACGAACGCGCGCAATATCGTCGATGATGCGCTCGATAATCAGCATGCCCTGCGGCCCGCCGAAACCGCGGAATGCAGTGTTCGATACCGTGTTGGTCTTGCACAGATGCGTGGTGATATCGACGTGTTCGAGAAAGTAGGCGTTGTCGAGATGGCACACCGCGCGATCGGCGATCGGGCCGGACAGATCGGCCGAATAACCGCAGCGCGATGCCAGCATGAGCTTGAGCGCACATAGCCGGCCATCGGCATCGAAGCCGACTTCATAATCGGCGAGAAAATCGTGGCGCTTGCCGGTGATCAGCATGTCGGCATCGCGATCCAGCCGTAGCTTGACCGGGCGTCCGGTCTTGTTCGCGAGTATCGCTGCCGCCGCGGCGATCAGCGCGGGTTGGCTTTCCTTGCCGCCAAAACCGCCGCCCATGCGTCGGCACAACACGGTGATCGCATGGGCCGGACGATGCAGCGCATGCGCGACGATGTTCTGCACTTCGGTCGGATGCTGGGTCGAGCAATGGATCAGCATCGCGCCGTCTTCGTGCGGGATTGCGATGGCGATCTGGCCTTCGAGATAGAAGTGATCCTGGCCGCCCATCGTCACCGTGCCGCGCAGGCGATGCGGCGCGCTTTTCATGGCCTCATCGGGGTTGCCGCGCAGCAGATGCCGGCTCGGCATGACAAAATTCTGCGCGGCGAGTGCGCTGCGAATATCGAGCACCGGCGGCAGTTCGGCGTAAGTGATTTGCGCGCGCGCTGCGGCCTTGCGCGCAGCGATGCAGGTTTCCGCCGCTACCGCAAAAATCGGCTGGCCAGCGTATTGCACGAGCGTATCGGTGAAGATCGGATCATCGTGGATGATGCCGCCGTAATTGTTTTCGCCCGGAATATCCGCCGGCGTTGCAATCGCAATCACACCGGGCGCAGCCAGCACCGTGGTCAGATCTAGCGAAGTGATGTTGCCGTGCGCGATGCGACTGATGCCGAATGCGGCATGCAAGGTATTGGCTGGCAGTGCGATATCGTCGGCGTAGATCGCGCGTCCACTGACATGCAGATGTGCGCTTTCGTGCCGCACCGATTGGCCGGCGATCGGCGCCGATTCTGCAATTTCAGCGGATGTAGCCGCGCTCGCTGCGACGTTGTTCATGGCGTCGTGTCCGTGGTGGAAGACAGCGACGACAATGCCTGATGCGTGCGCAGCAGCGGTGTCTCGTCGTTATGTTCGAGGAAGAAACGTTGCAGCAGATTGCCAGCGCCGCGCAGGCGATAGCGATCACTCGCGCGCATGTCGCTGAGCGGCTTGAAATCCTGCGCGAGTGCCGTGATTGCGGTATCGATCGTCGCCTGATTCCAGACCTGATTCAGCAGCGCTTCTTCGGTGACGCGCGCGCGCGCAGGTACGGCGGCCATGCCACCAAAGGCGATGCGCACGGCGTCGATACGATCATCTTTCAGCGTGATCGCAAACGCGGCGCAGACCGCAGAAATATCCTGATCGATACGTTTGGAAAGTTTGTAGCTTGCCAGCAGCGTGGCAGGTTGCTGCGCCGGTATTTTGACCGCGACGACAAATTCACCGGGCGCCAGATCTTTCTTCTGATAACCCAGATAAAAATCCTCGAGCGCGATTTCGCGCGTGTTTGCGCCGCAACGTAATTCGATACGCGCACCGAGCACGATCAGCGCCGGCATCGCATCGCCAATCGGCGAACCATTCGCGATATTGCCGCACAACGTGCCGGAATTGCGCACTGGCGGTGAGGCGAAACGCTGAGCGAGTTCGCGCAATGTTGGATGGCGCGCGAAGATGACTTCCCAAGCGTCAGTCAAGGCGACGGCGGCACCGATACGCAGCCGCGCGGGCGTCGCATCGATACGCTGCAGTTCGTCCACTTCGCCGAGATAAATGATGGGCGGCAGCTCGCGCAATTGTTTGGTCACCCACAAGCCAATATCGGTGCCACCAGCCAGTAGTAGCGATTGCGGTGCTGCGGCATAGGCGCTGGCGAGCTCGTCGATATTGCGCGGCGCGCGGAAGCCGGGCATCGTGAGCATTTTGTCTCTTTGTATACTTTTTAACAATGTGGCGTGGCGCGAATCCTGCGCTGCGGCGCGGCTCCAGCGTTCAGGCGCGACATACGCGGGCAGGCTGCAACCGGCATCGATGATCGGCCGATAACCGGTGCAACGACAAAGATTTCCGGCCAGTGCATCAAGCACGTCTTCGCGCTG
The sequence above is drawn from the Pseudolysobacter antarcticus genome and encodes:
- the uraD gene encoding 2-oxo-4-hydroxy-4-carboxy-5-ureidoimidazoline decarboxylase — protein: MITLEQLNRMSVDEFVAALGGIFEHSPWVAQRAAAARPFISREDLHAAMCSAVAAATADEQLALIRAHPELAGRAAIRNELTQHSIREQRGAKLDECSAEEFAQLQTMNAAYNARFGFPFVLAVRGHDRQSILAAFAQRLQHEVDHERTTALRQIERIAAFRLADTISAPLGAQIMAMHEQLARFSDDENNLTCAYLTAAHRATAAAIRDYMLGAGLDTHIDAVGNVVGRWRSGIAGAKTLITGSHYDTVIDAGKYDGRLGILLPIVVALDLRQRGLHLPFDLEIIAFAEEEGVRFKSTFLGSSAVAGSFDARVLDSIDADGVTMREAMREAGFDTDAIKDIARDPATLAGYVEVHIEQGPVLLDANRALGVVTSIAGSVRKLVSIRGVAGHAGTVPMPLRRDAAAAAAEIVLAVERRCAIAPGLVGTVGRLHVPNGAINVIPGECELSIDIRADEDALRDAAVADVLAQIEQIGARRQVQINIRRVLEAACAPCAPTLQSQWSAAIARITGDNKPLHLPSGAGHDAMKMASICAIGMLFVRCGNGGISHNPLETLSADDADIAARVFSDFLLHFKADT
- the puuE gene encoding allantoinase PuuE; translated protein: MNPDTYPRDLIGYGRAAPHPRWPGDARIAVQFVLNHEEGAENCVLHGDVASETFLSEIIGAQAFRARHMSMESLYEYGSRAGLWRVLRAFESRGLPLTIFAVAQALQRHPEAVAAYRELGHEIACHGLRWISYQDIDIDTERTHIAQATAILRELCGAAPLGWYTGRDSPNTRRLVVEHGGFVYDADSYADDLPYYSQVAIDSRDGATQCVPHLVVPYTLDSNDMRFAAAQGFNSGTQFFDYLKDAFDVLYREGDAAGLNAPKMLSVGLHSRIIGRPGRIAALERFLDYVQTHDRVWICRRIDIARHWLVTHPFVASTSRATP
- a CDS encoding urate hydroxylase PuuD, with product MSAMLGSYLFDWLSLLGRWLHVITGIAWIGASFYFVWLDNHLLPPTRQEVLDAGVGGEVWAVHGGGFYNAQKYKIAPAALPPTLHWFYWEAYSTWLSGFFLLCLMYFGKAEVYLIDPTVAALSKPAAIAIALAFLAGGWLIYDTLCRSPLGRNDRALGAVIAVVMFAAAWGLCELFSGRGAYILFGALLGTIMVANVFFVIIPSQREMVKAKRENRLVDPVYGRRGKQRSVHNTYFTLPVLFAMISNHYAMTYAAKYNAAVLIAMSIAGVCIRAWFVARHKAHERGGKTSPLTLLLGLLTLAGVAFALVPANVSVPATSAIPVSTQQRFADIQTILQQRCVPCHAPTPTLAGFTAAPNGVLLDTPEHILARTVQMQTQLSTRVMPIGNLTQMTEAERTQVIAWLIDGAPH
- the xdhB gene encoding xanthine dehydrogenase molybdopterin binding subunit, giving the protein MNNVAASAATSAEIAESAPIAGQSVRHESAHLHVSGRAIYADDIALPANTLHAAFGISRIAHGNITSLDLTTVLAAPGVIAIATPADIPGENNYGGIIHDDPIFTDTLVQYAGQPIFAVAAETCIAARKAAARAQITYAELPPVLDIRSALAAQNFVMPSRHLLRGNPDEAMKSAPHRLRGTVTMGGQDHFYLEGQIAIAIPHEDGAMLIHCSTQHPTEVQNIVAHALHRPAHAITVLCRRMGGGFGGKESQPALIAAAAAILANKTGRPVKLRLDRDADMLITGKRHDFLADYEVGFDADGRLCALKLMLASRCGYSADLSGPIADRAVCHLDNAYFLEHVDITTHLCKTNTVSNTAFRGFGGPQGMLIIERIIDDIARVRGLDPLAVRRRNYYGIGERNTTHYGHVIEDNILDTITDQLEASSDYQTRRAALVEWNAQNKIIKRGIALTPIKFGISFNATVYNQAGALVHIYTDGTVLLNHGGTEMGQGLYTKVAQVVATEFGLPLSAIRTSATDTSKVPNTSATAASSGADLNGKAAQAAAQTLRDRLVAHACQTHQLTADQVHFADGHVYLGPQHRVNFKDLVASAYTARISLSSTGFYATPKIHWDRSRFNGRPFFYFTYGAAVSEVAIDTLTGETQLLRVDILQDVGISLNPAIDLGQIEGAYLQGVGWLTSEELHWNGKGELKTHAPSTYKIPSVRDWPLHANIRLLEHEPNREDTIHRSKAVGEPPLMLCISAFLAIRDAVAACGKSGALPELDAPATPEAVLRAIDSVRHDGAHP
- the xdhA gene encoding xanthine dehydrogenase small subunit; its protein translation is MSSAKISHADAPASATGNNIRFVLDGAVVSVADVSATTTVLEYLRETVGRTGTKEGCAEGDCGACTVVLGETTVDGDMRYRAINSCIRFLPTIDGKELVTVESLAGDGDTLHPVQQAMVDQHASQCGFCTPGFVMSLFALYLHNPLPQREDVLDALAGNLCRCTGYRPIIDAGCSLPAYVAPERWSRAAAQDSRHATLLKSIQRDKMLTMPGFRAPRNIDELASAYAAAPQSLLLAGGTDIGLWVTKQLRELPPIIYLGEVDELQRIDATPARLRIGAAVALTDAWEVIFARHPTLRELAQRFASPPVRNSGTLCGNIANGSPIGDAMPALIVLGARIELRCGANTREIALEDFYLGYQKKDLAPGEFVVAVKIPAQQPATLLASYKLSKRIDQDISAVCAAFAITLKDDRIDAVRIAFGGMAAVPARARVTEEALLNQVWNQATIDTAITALAQDFKPLSDMRASDRYRLRGAGNLLQRFFLEHNDETPLLRTHQALSSLSSTTDTTP